In one window of Chryseobacterium sp. JV274 DNA:
- a CDS encoding DUF962 domain-containing protein: MRKVDLLFAEYSKSHRNATNKFIHWICVPLIFWAVLGFASLIPSPHFCASYFGCVSIISLIMIVLITLFYIRLSLLMAIVMAVIILILEHFIYLTNISFGKQSWIVYVSVFVITWIFQLIGHKIEGQKPSFLKDLQFLLIGPIWLLGFILKKTGIKY; this comes from the coding sequence ATGAGAAAGGTTGATCTCTTATTTGCCGAATACAGTAAAAGCCATAGAAACGCGACCAACAAGTTTATTCACTGGATTTGTGTGCCATTAATCTTTTGGGCGGTTTTAGGTTTTGCATCCCTTATTCCCTCTCCTCATTTCTGCGCTTCCTATTTCGGATGTGTCAGCATCATTAGCCTTATTATGATTGTTCTTATAACATTATTCTATATAAGACTTTCTCTTTTGATGGCTATCGTGATGGCTGTTATCATACTTATTCTGGAGCATTTCATTTATCTGACCAATATCAGTTTCGGAAAGCAGTCATGGATCGTTTACGTTTCTGTATTTGTTATTACCTGGATTTTTCAGTTGATAGGGCATAAAATAGAAGGACAAAAGCCGTCTTTCCTCAAAGATCTTCAGTTTCTTTTGATAGGACCTATCTGGCTTTTAGGCTTTATTCTGAAAAAAACCGGAATCAAATATTAA
- a CDS encoding helix-turn-helix domain-containing protein, translating to MSALEKFGVDIFTERNIFERIAVGKPFRPDNPAFIFIKSGTIKLRQHFSDLEVSANMFMVTDPQTIYEVISVTDDFQSRMVSYQRGFISALSLKFNRLITYRYFRQQMNKGVPFPEDEMEVVWKSVNFLKYILDSETEMLYKKEMVEHLFSVFCYQMAGIISKEDNSSMSQMSRQEEIVFVFLTDIAEHHLTERTVEFYAGRQSITTRHLSSVVKTITGKSASEIIALIVINEAKVLLNSSSKPVSEVSSILGFSDQYSFSHFFKKHLKVSPTQYRHQFEN from the coding sequence ATGTCTGCCCTAGAAAAATTCGGAGTTGATATTTTTACGGAACGTAATATTTTCGAGCGAATAGCCGTGGGCAAACCGTTTCGTCCTGATAATCCTGCTTTTATATTTATTAAATCAGGAACTATAAAACTTCGCCAGCATTTCAGTGACCTGGAAGTTTCTGCCAACATGTTTATGGTAACCGATCCACAGACTATTTATGAAGTGATTTCTGTGACGGACGATTTTCAGTCCAGAATGGTTTCTTACCAAAGAGGATTTATTTCGGCTCTATCATTGAAATTTAACCGTCTCATTACCTATCGTTATTTCAGACAGCAAATGAATAAAGGAGTTCCTTTTCCCGAAGACGAAATGGAAGTCGTTTGGAAAAGTGTTAATTTCCTGAAATATATCCTTGATTCTGAAACAGAAATGCTTTACAAGAAAGAAATGGTAGAACATCTTTTCTCTGTTTTCTGTTATCAGATGGCTGGGATTATTTCCAAGGAAGATAACAGTTCTATGAGCCAGATGTCCAGGCAGGAAGAAATTGTATTTGTATTTCTTACTGATATTGCGGAACATCATCTTACAGAGAGAACGGTTGAGTTTTATGCCGGACGGCAGTCAATTACAACCAGACATCTATCTTCCGTAGTGAAGACCATTACGGGCAAATCTGCGAGCGAGATCATTGCTTTAATTGTCATCAATGAGGCTAAAGTGCTCTTAAACTCTTCCAGTAAACCGGTTTCAGAAGTTTCTTCTATTCTCGGATTCAGTGATCAATACTCATTTTCTCACTTTTTTAAGAAGCATCTGAAGGTAAGCCCTACACAGTACAGACATCAGTTTGAAAACTAA